The DNA window GCCACGCGGAAAAAGTGCTGCAGCTGCTGAACCTGCCTTACCGCAAGGTGCTGCTGTGCACCGGCGACATGGGCTTCGGTGCGTGCAAAACTTACGATCTGGAAGTGTGGCTGCCGGCGCAGGATACCTACCGCGAGATCTCGTCCTGCTCCAACATGTGGGATTTCCAGGCGCGTCGCATGCAGGCGCGCTGCCGCAGCAAAGCCGACAAGAAACCGCGTCTGGTTCACACCCTGAACGGCTCCGGCCTAGCGGTTGGTCGTACGCTGGTGGCGGTGCTGGAAAACTACCAGCAGGCCGACGGCCGCATTCAGGTGCCTGAAGTGCTGCGTCCTTATATGGGCGGCCTGGAATATATCGGCTAAACGGCAAACCACGAAAAAAGCGCCTACGGGCGCTTTTTTTATGTCGAGAATTCAGCCCGTAGTCAGCGCATAAGCCTGTTGAATGTAGTCCGCCAGATGCTTGCTTTTCACCTCGGCGGGCGAGTGGAGCTTGATGTGCCGCCGATATTGGCCGCTGCCTTCGAGCTGGTGATGACTGTCTGCCAGCCGGTAGCCGTGGCCGAACTCCACCGTGACGTGGTGGCGGTAGGCGAAAACGCCGCAGAAAAATTGGCCATGCGAGAACATGATACCGCCGTATTTGACCGATTCGGTGACGCCGTTGCCGCTCGCCGCAGCGATCCTGCGCACCTGCTGCACGATGGCCAGCAGCTCACCGTGCGTGCTGCCGATGTCCGCCAGCAGGGCCTCTACCGCCGCATCATTTGCCTGACTCATCTTGCCTCTCTGTCGTCAAATTCGCTCTGCGCTGAGCATAGCGCTTTTTCAGCCGGTTAGCCGGAAACAAATCGTGCGGTGGAACGATAAGAGGCGATTGACTTTTTTATCGCCAGTGGCATGATGCGCGCACTCTCATTGCGCGTTCGGTCACAATTTCACTATGTCCGCATACTCCCGCCCAGTGCTCTTATTGCTCTGCGGCCTCTTGCTGCTCACGGTATCCATTGCCGTTTTGAATACGTTAGTGCCTCTTTGGTTAACCCATGCTCAGCTGTCGACCTGGCAGGTGGGAATGGTCAGCTCCTCTTATTTCAGCGGCAACCTATTGGGCACGCTGGTGGCGGGCAAACTGATCCAGCGCGTCGGCTTTACCCGCAGCTATCATCTTTCTTGTCTGGTGTTCGCCGCCGCGACCGCCGGCATGGTGCTGTCGATCGATTTTTGGAGCTGGCTGGGCTGGCGCTTCTTCGCCGGCGTCGGTTGCGCTTGGATCTGGGTGATCGTGGAGAGCGCGCTGTTGCGCAGCGGCAATCTGAGCAACCGCGGCCAGCTGCTGGCGGCCTATATGATCGTTTATTACCTCGGTACGGTGACCGGCCAATTGCTGTTGAGCATGACCTCGACCGAATTGCTGCACGTGGTGCCGTGGGTGACCGCCATTGTGATCAGCGCCATGCTGCCGATGCTGTTTGCGCGGGTCAACCGCCATGAAGACGAGCCGCAGCAGGCGGCGGTGTGGACAATGCTGAGACGCCGCAGCGCGCGTCTCGGCATCAATGGCTGCATCATCTCCGGCATCGTGCTCGGTTCGCTGTACGGCCTGATGCCGCTGTACCTCTCCCATCAGGGCATGAGCGATGCCAACGTCGGTTACTGGATGGCGCTGCTGGTCAGCTCCGGCATCGTCGGCCAATGGCCGGTCGGTCGCCTGGCCGATCGATACGGGCGCCTGCTGGTGCTGCGCATTCAGGTGTTCGTGGTGATCCTGGCCAGCGTGGCGATGCTCGGCAACTACGCCATGGCGCCTTCGCTGTTCATCCTCGGCTGCGCCGGCTTTACCCTGTACCCGGTGGCGATGTCCTGGGCCTGCGAGAAGGCGCTGCCGCACGAGTTGGTGGCGATGAACCAGGCGCTGTTGATGAGCTACACCATCGGCAGCCTGCTGGGCCCGTCGATGACGGCGCTGCTGATGCAAAACTACTCCGACCGCGTGCTGTTCGTGATGATCGCCGCCGTGGCGCTGGTTTACCTGCTGATGCTGTTGAAAAAGCAGAAGCCGGATCACCATCACACGCCGTTCGCCGCCGCCTGAGCATAAAAAAACCGGCCATGAGCCGGTTTTTCTTTGGCGCCGCGCCAATCAGTAAATGACTTTGTGGCCGTAGCTTTCCAGGATACCTTTGACGCGATCCATGGTCTCGGCCTTCGGCGGATGAACGCCGTCCAGCTTGTACTCTTCCCCCATCGCTATCCATTTGTGCTTGCCCAGCTCGTGGTAGGGCAGCAGCTCGATTTTCTCGATGTTGCTCATGTCTTTGGTGAACTCGCCCAGCAGGTGCGCCGACTTATCGTCGTCTGACCAACCCGGCACCACCACGTAGCGGATCCAGGTGCGCTGGTTGCGTTTCGCCAGATAGCGGGCGAATTCCAGCGTGCGGTGGTTGGAGACGCCGACCAGGTTCTGGTGGATCTCGTCGTTCATCTGTTTCAGGTCCAGCATCACCAGATCGGTGGTGTCCAGCAGCTCGTCAATCACCGGATCGTAGCGGCGCACGAAGCCATTGGTGTCCAGGCAGGTATTGATGCCTTCGGCGTGGCAGGCGCGGAACCAGTCGCGCACGAATTCAGCCTGCAGGATCGCCTCGCCGCCGGACGCGGTCACGCCGCCGCCGGAGGCGTTCATGAAGTGGCGGTAGGCCACCGCGTCTTTCATCAGCTCTTCGACGGTCACTTCTTTGCCGCCGTGGGTATCCCAGGTATCGCGGTTATGGCAATAGAGGCAGCGCATCAGGCAGCCCTGGAAGAAGACGATAAAGCGGATCCCTGGCCCGTCGACGGTGCCGCAGGATTCGAAGGAGTGGATGCGACCAGTTACTGACATTGCGGGGTTTTCTCCAATATTGACTGTCAAACGCAGTCTAAAAATAGGCGCGTGGCCGCCGGCCAGGTATCTGCGATGCAGTGGCGGGGTGAGCCCGCCACCGGGGGTAATGATGCCTGTCGGCCGGTCAGTTGCCGGATAACTGTTTTGCCGGCTATCCATTCAGTATAGATGTCCGGCAAAACAGACTCGTACAGAGTCAGGGGAGAGCGGTGGGAGAAAAGGGCCGGCAGAGCCGGCCCCGACGTTGGCACCGGGCGGTTTCCCGCCCGGTTGGCGTATTACATCGTTTGAGTGAAGGTACGAGTAATCACGTCCTGCTGTTGCTCTTTGGTCAGCGAGTTGAAGCGCACGGCGTAACCGGAAACGCGGATGGTCAGCTGAGGGTATTTCTCAGGGTTTTCCATCGCATCCAGCAGCATTTCGCGGTTCATCACGTTGACGTTCAGGTGCTGGCCGCCTTCGATGGAGGCTTCATGGTGGAAGTAACCATCCATCAGGCCCGCCAGGTTGGCTTTACGCACGTCGTCGTCTTTACCCAGCGCGTTAGGCACGATGGAGAAGGTGTAGGAGATCCCGTCTTTCGCATAGGCAAACGGCAGTTTGGCTACCGAGGTCAGGGAGGCTACTGCGCCTTTCTGGTCGCGGCCGTGCATCGGGTTGGCGCCTGGGCCGAACGGTGCGCCTGCGCGGCGGCCATCCGGGGTGTTACCGGTTTTCTTACCGTACACCACGTTGGAGGTGATGGTCAGTACGGACTGGGTCGGTACCGCGTTGCGGTAGGTGCGCAGTTTCTGAATTTTCTTCATGAAACGTTCCACCAGGTCGCAGGCGATGTCATCGACGCGGGCGTCGTTGTTACCGAACTGCGGATACTCGCCTTCCACTTTGAAGTCGATAGCCAGGCCGTCTTCGTCGCGAATGGTGGTGACTTTCGCATACTTGATGGCGGACAGGGAGTCGGCTGCAACGGACAGGCCGGCGATGCCGCAAGCCATGGTGCGATAAACGTCACGGTCATGCAGGGCCATCAGCGCAGCTTCGTAGCTGTACTTGTCGTGCATGTAGTGAATGATGTTCAGCGCGGTCACGTACTGCTTGGCCAGCCAATCCATAAAGTGGTCCATGCGGGCCATGACTTTGTCATAGTCCAGCACTTCGTCCATCATCGGCGCTTCTTTCGGGCCGACCTGCATTTTCAGTTTTTCGTCAACGCCGCCGTTGATGGCGTACAGCATGGTTTTCGCCAGGTTGGCGCGGGCGCCGAAGAACTGCATTTGTTTGCCGACGATCATCGGGCTGACGCAGCAAGCGATGGCGTAGTCATCGTTGTTGAAGTCAGGGCGCATCAGGTCGTCGTTTTCGTACTGAACGGAAGAGGTGTCGATGGACACTTTCGCCGCGAATTTCTTGAAGTTCAGCGGCAGCTTCTCAGACCACAGGATGGTCATGTTCGGCTCCGGAGACGGCCCCATGGTGTACAGGGTGTTCAGGAAGCGGAAGCTGTTTTTGGTGACCAGGGTGCGGCCGTCGACGCCCATACCGGCCAGGGATTCAGTCGCCCAGATTGGGTCGCCGGAGAACAGCTCATCGTACTCAGGGGTACGCAGGAAGCGCACCATACGCAGTTTCATCACCAGATGGTCGATCAGTTCCTGCGCTTGCTCTTCGGTCAGTTTGCCCGCCTTGATGTCGCGCTCGATGAACACGTCGAGGAAGGTGGACACGCGGCCGAAGGACATGGCGGCGCCGTTCTGGGATTTTACCGCGGCCAGGTAGCCGAAGTAGGTCCACTGCACCGCTTCTTGCGCGCTGGTGGCCGGGCCGGAGATGTCGTAACCGTATTTGGCGGCCATCTCTTTGATCTGAGCCAGAGCGCGATGCTGTTCAGCGATCTCTTCGCGCAGCTGGATGGTCATTTCCAGGTCTTCGCCGTTTTCCAGTTTTTCCTGCAGCGATTTGAACTGGTTCAGCTTGTCGGCCATCAGGAAGTCGATACCGTACAGCGCCACGCGGCGGTAGTCGCCGATGATGCGGCCGCGGCCGTAGGCATCTGGCAGACCGGTCAGCACGCCGGACTTACGGCAGTTCAGGATGTCTTTGGTGTAAACGTCGAATACGCCCTGGTTGTGGGTTTTACGGTATTCGGTGAACACTTTTTTCAGCTGCGGATCCAGCTCGCGGCCGTACACTTTGCACGAACCTTCGACCATTTTGATGCCGCCGAACGGGATCAGCGCGCGTTTCAGAGGCGCGTCGGTCTGCAGGCCTACGATGGTTTCCAGCTCTTTGGCGATGTAACCCGCGTCGTGAGAAATGATGGTTGCAGCAACGTTGGTGTCGAAATCAACCGGCGCGTGAGTGCGGTTTTCCAGTTTGATCCCTTCCATAACCTTGTCCCACAAGGTGGTGGTGGCCTGAGTGGCGCCAGCCAGGAAGGATTCGTCACCTTCATAAGGCGTGTAGTTTTTCTGGATGAAGTCACGAACGTTGACTTCATTCTGCCAGTCACCCTTGCTGAAACCTTCCCAAGCGTTGGCTAATTTCTCGTTAAGTTCGGTCATTGTACACCTACCTTTGATTGTGGATTTCTAACTCTGCGCGCGGTAACTCACAGCTTAGTGCTGTTCGCGACCCCCGCGCAGATAAATTACCCAGTAAGTCAACCCAACCAGCAGGCCGCCGCCGATGATGTTGCCGATGGTGACCGGAATCAGGTTGTCGATGATGAAGTTGCTTACTGTCAGATGAGCGAATTGCTCAGGTACCGCCCCTACGGCTTGCCAGAACTCCGGCGTGGCGAAGTGTTTGACCACGATGCCCATAGGGATCATAAACATGTTGGCGATGCTGTGCTCGAAGCCGCTGGCGACAAACATCCCGACCGGCAGCACCATGGCGAACATCTTGTCGGTCAGGGTGCGGCCGGAGTAGCTCATCCAGACCGCCAGGCAGACCATCAGGTTAGCCAGAATGCCGAGGCACACGGCTTCGATAAAGGTGTGATGCAGCTTGTGGTCTGCGGTTTGCAGGACATTCAGGCCCCACTGGCCGTTGGCGACCATATATTCACCGGAGAACCAGATCAGCGCCACGAAGAACAGCGCGCCGACCAGGTTGCCGAGATAAACGTTCAGCCAGTTGGCACCCAACTGGCCCCAGCTGATGCGGCCGCTGGCCTTGGCGATGACGATAAGTACGGTAGAGGTGAACAGGTCGGCGCCCGATACCACCACCAGCATTAACCCGAGAGAGAAGCAGATGCCGCCGACCAGTTTCGCCAGCCCGAAAGGCACGCCGGCGGTGCCGGTGGTCGCCGTGATATAGAAAACGAAGGCGATGGAAATGAAGACACCGGCGGTGATCGCCAAATAAAACGTTTTCAGCGGATGTTTGGTGGCTTTATACACGCCGGCATCTTCAGCGAT is part of the Serratia marcescens genome and encodes:
- a CDS encoding DUF1801 domain-containing protein; its protein translation is MSQANDAAVEALLADIGSTHGELLAIVQQVRRIAAASGNGVTESVKYGGIMFSHGQFFCGVFAYRHHVTVEFGHGYRLADSHHQLEGSGQYRRHIKLHSPAEVKSKHLADYIQQAYALTTG
- a CDS encoding MFS transporter, producing the protein MSAYSRPVLLLLCGLLLLTVSIAVLNTLVPLWLTHAQLSTWQVGMVSSSYFSGNLLGTLVAGKLIQRVGFTRSYHLSCLVFAAATAGMVLSIDFWSWLGWRFFAGVGCAWIWVIVESALLRSGNLSNRGQLLAAYMIVYYLGTVTGQLLLSMTSTELLHVVPWVTAIVISAMLPMLFARVNRHEDEPQQAAVWTMLRRRSARLGINGCIISGIVLGSLYGLMPLYLSHQGMSDANVGYWMALLVSSGIVGQWPVGRLADRYGRLLVLRIQVFVVILASVAMLGNYAMAPSLFILGCAGFTLYPVAMSWACEKALPHELVAMNQALLMSYTIGSLLGPSMTALLMQNYSDRVLFVMIAAVALVYLLMLLKKQKPDHHHTPFAAA
- the pflA gene encoding pyruvate formate lyase 1-activating protein, translated to MSVTGRIHSFESCGTVDGPGIRFIVFFQGCLMRCLYCHNRDTWDTHGGKEVTVEELMKDAVAYRHFMNASGGGVTASGGEAILQAEFVRDWFRACHAEGINTCLDTNGFVRRYDPVIDELLDTTDLVMLDLKQMNDEIHQNLVGVSNHRTLEFARYLAKRNQRTWIRYVVVPGWSDDDKSAHLLGEFTKDMSNIEKIELLPYHELGKHKWIAMGEEYKLDGVHPPKAETMDRVKGILESYGHKVIY
- the pflB gene encoding formate C-acetyltransferase gives rise to the protein MTELNEKLANAWEGFSKGDWQNEVNVRDFIQKNYTPYEGDESFLAGATQATTTLWDKVMEGIKLENRTHAPVDFDTNVAATIISHDAGYIAKELETIVGLQTDAPLKRALIPFGGIKMVEGSCKVYGRELDPQLKKVFTEYRKTHNQGVFDVYTKDILNCRKSGVLTGLPDAYGRGRIIGDYRRVALYGIDFLMADKLNQFKSLQEKLENGEDLEMTIQLREEIAEQHRALAQIKEMAAKYGYDISGPATSAQEAVQWTYFGYLAAVKSQNGAAMSFGRVSTFLDVFIERDIKAGKLTEEQAQELIDHLVMKLRMVRFLRTPEYDELFSGDPIWATESLAGMGVDGRTLVTKNSFRFLNTLYTMGPSPEPNMTILWSEKLPLNFKKFAAKVSIDTSSVQYENDDLMRPDFNNDDYAIACCVSPMIVGKQMQFFGARANLAKTMLYAINGGVDEKLKMQVGPKEAPMMDEVLDYDKVMARMDHFMDWLAKQYVTALNIIHYMHDKYSYEAALMALHDRDVYRTMACGIAGLSVAADSLSAIKYAKVTTIRDEDGLAIDFKVEGEYPQFGNNDARVDDIACDLVERFMKKIQKLRTYRNAVPTQSVLTITSNVVYGKKTGNTPDGRRAGAPFGPGANPMHGRDQKGAVASLTSVAKLPFAYAKDGISYTFSIVPNALGKDDDVRKANLAGLMDGYFHHEASIEGGQHLNVNVMNREMLLDAMENPEKYPQLTIRVSGYAVRFNSLTKEQQQDVITRTFTQTM
- the focA gene encoding formate transporter FocA, with the translated sequence MKTDSPFDLILPAATAKIAEDAGVYKATKHPLKTFYLAITAGVFISIAFVFYITATTGTAGVPFGLAKLVGGICFSLGLMLVVVSGADLFTSTVLIVIAKASGRISWGQLGANWLNVYLGNLVGALFFVALIWFSGEYMVANGQWGLNVLQTADHKLHHTFIEAVCLGILANLMVCLAVWMSYSGRTLTDKMFAMVLPVGMFVASGFEHSIANMFMIPMGIVVKHFATPEFWQAVGAVPEQFAHLTVSNFIIDNLIPVTIGNIIGGGLLVGLTYWVIYLRGGREQH